A genome region from Tursiops truncatus isolate mTurTru1 chromosome 15, mTurTru1.mat.Y, whole genome shotgun sequence includes the following:
- the BCL2L1 gene encoding bcl-2-like protein 1 isoform X2 → MSQSNRELVVDFLSYKLSQKGYSWSQFSDVDENRTEAPEGTESDMETPSAINGNPSWHLADSPAVNVATGHSSSLDAREVIPMAAVKQALREAGDEFELRYRRAFSDLTSQLHITPGTAYQSFEQVVNELFRDGVNWGRIVAFFSFGGALCVESVDKEMQVLVSRIAAWMATYLNDHLEPWIQENGGWRGQCSREESPQPFRDPANFVSKRAFWELPWWHSG, encoded by the exons ATGTCTCAGAGCAATCGGGAGCTGGTGGTTGACTTTCTCTCCTACAAGCTTTCCCAGAAAGGATACAGCTGGAGTCAGTTTAGCGATGTGGACGAGAACAGAACTGAGGCCCCAGAAGGGACTGAATCAGACATGGAAACACCCAGTGCCATCAATGGCAACCCATCCTGGCACCTGGCAGACAGCCCTGCGGTGAATGTAGCCACTGGCCACAGCAGCAGCTTGGATGCCCGGGAGGTGATCCCCATGGCAGCGGTGAAGCAAGCGCTGAGGGAGGCAGGCGATGAGTTTGAACTGAGGTACCGGCGGGCATTCAGCGACCTgacatcccagctccacatcACCCCAGGGACGGCATATCAGAGCTTTGAGCAGGTAGTGAACGAACTCTTCCGGGATGGGGTGAACTGGGGTCGCATTGTGGCCTTTTTCTCCTTCGGTGGGGCACTGTGCGTGGAAAGCGTAGACAAGGAGATGCAGGTATTGGTGAGTCGGATTGCAGCTTGGATGGCCACTTACCTGAATGACCACCTAGAGCCTTGGATCCAGGAGAACGGCGGCTGG AGGGGCCAGTGCAGCAGGGAGGAGTCCCCCCAACCCTTTCGGGACCCAGCCAACTTTGTTTCAAAGAGAGCCTtttgggagcttccctggtggcacagtggttaa